A genomic region of Dehalococcoidia bacterium contains the following coding sequences:
- a CDS encoding DNA polymerase III subunit beta, with translation QGNGKLTLATSDAYRLAEITLDFEDGEAQALIPVEELKGLITALKKAHRVRLAIEPNGNGCNGLIIETEAIRYKLAGESGTFPDYQKVIPAEFKAAARFDTREMMKAGASLSALSLDRTSAITLALMDGKLTLSATDDRGSAQVEAEIEGEAETALSGAYLTQALKALGGMAEVKLSNPKTPILFAVDGYRLAVMPVVMPSKPKVHIEAEAEAIAREAEAKAEREAKTHAEKPKKKHRKAKEPVAA, from the coding sequence TCAAGGCAACGGGAAGCTTACTCTTGCGACATCCGACGCCTATCGGCTTGCCGAGATAACCCTCGACTTTGAGGACGGGGAAGCGCAAGCGCTGATTCCCGTCGAGGAGCTGAAGGGATTAATCACGGCGCTGAAGAAGGCGCACAGGGTTCGGCTGGCAATTGAGCCCAACGGCAACGGCTGCAACGGCCTTATCATCGAGACCGAGGCCATCCGCTACAAACTAGCGGGTGAAAGCGGCACATTCCCCGATTATCAAAAAGTAATCCCCGCCGAGTTCAAAGCGGCGGCTCGATTCGATACACGGGAGATGATGAAGGCGGGAGCAAGCCTCAGCGCCCTGTCGCTGGACAGGACATCGGCAATAACCCTTGCTCTGATGGATGGGAAGTTGACGCTGTCGGCGACGGACGACAGGGGAAGCGCTCAAGTCGAGGCCGAGATTGAAGGGGAAGCGGAAACCGCCCTAAGCGGCGCATATCTTACGCAAGCGCTCAAGGCGCTGGGCGGAATGGCCGAGGTCAAGCTGAGCAACCCCAAAACGCCGATACTGTTCGCCGTTGACGGCTATCGATTGGCGGTTATGCCAGTAGTCATGCCGTCAAAGCCGAAGGTTCACATCGAAGCCGAAGCGGAAGCGATAGCGAGAGAGGCCGAAGCGAAGGCCGAGAGGGAAGCCAAAACCCATGCCGAGAAGCCGAAGAAGAAGCATCGCAAAGCCAAAGAGCCGGTAGCAGCATAA